The proteins below come from a single Malus domestica chromosome 03, GDT2T_hap1 genomic window:
- the LOC103427183 gene encoding uncharacterized protein isoform X3 — protein MESDVPLIEIAGEDDSLLQLTHGDTVSSSSTSKISKDDAFFFCSPLQTRRSKPLEGVVVSENSKKPSSTLCRENANANKENTVANKLEEQKLSLLPQQMKRKKKGGGYNLRKSLAWDRAFFTDEGVLNSEELSMISGNANSNGLLSVIEEDTNSITDSADLHVIEENLFKVLPESPSNKKDRTVGGSPLPKHDSSAKDKVAPGSAVRSGSKRSGCPRPVASSSVKRPANVNTMKSPIKEPKVSKIPVPRPDSCLLSRTSKNVTVGANDLKRNQIAHPAVKLNDTKSGPNNAKVTPNGNFLTSKSSVRQARRNVASLVKGSPTKISCPPTFEANKGLEGISKQAVPSNGHAAYGLVDRSRKTAVPHRIPMQALPSTAHASRGRNDRSRKPAVPEVNSKQALPSTKHASYCCDDRSRKTVVPLPLSGVEHPRPPTSKPSGLRMPSPSLGFFHQPKPSSLPSPLKTSSQSCVIPNLRQAGPVDPIHEFQLSSSVGEKQNVTMDGTITGYNDVTITGKNDVHCSSLDCSVLSIVNPATNKMVESFSLVTDMQKADLKVRSSPSNCDMTDNKQKFDMIPVHEDQISMGQAEPYITEKVVHMEKFKRNEDKLLSQRGTCEQLDEDDNSMNVAFVLPPKIKDTDKSQVTSHLSSTVKFPGVFGRVITDHQLLEDKPIVSPQKNCCVFSKSKSEDASSVNSTSVSYVDQSSGDRDNKLHGEQGDLSKPLTCEGDQMVWENSGSFTKECQTSEEMQTYSCVKVADVSPKVQNSSATDSDALCDSGFGDRSNNGGTFDKMSENPQEEDAQMLTLSGRLTDEMDDADRRTSASDNCQLVKTDCGNKKPEQLDLSNSCYIGEQVFQENILRLDDCVLDRFSTIPEESRQKIALQCVDLKETHGTGACRNESEVSKTLSLMPPAMPDCRSNGAAIVESQDNFASVLEDKAMVESYNLDPRNDSQLNCQDCCLKLESVDEVQAIGEVTAMDASFWKSRDFTSQLNLKVLFQDTSVEPNNLMGDKINFSGEEISVMNASCLNAEDRILNQSPEVHVSSLEGRESFEEPLMDNTGNCADISSQVNDLGGSGSQSTHGLSKHKILDEENKQVDEGSDIMKELALGDLREHTSVSNYACSAVVNNVYEEVAGCPELHHPNIDVIRVSQDIYPGSCLNGTLLANNSSRKDFVETVHEVVFNDYNACGSETKSSIVGPAMHDCTPDLEEKADFLQMEVAEGFSHDYKLSSQAASLEADSFATTTTGETSVSTLALNAWGGELCSSVISDRTSSSGSILQDNEVNALKGNLAEESEIDFNNHTFNSELQHELEDSLHPAEDKEATNELKKSGSDRKPEGLVIKPPSDAVPFSDEWLAALEAAGEEILTKKSGAVQNSPPNKSQPQLGPWSPVKRKANQVIGPFDCTKHTNNVPSTSQ, from the exons atggagtccGACGTCCCACTCATCGAAATCGCAGGAGAAGACGACTCGCTGCTTCAATTGACCCACGGTGACACCGTTTCAAGCAGCAGCACCAGCAAAATCTCCAAAGACGACGCCTTTTTCTTCTGCTCGCCTCTCCAAACCCGCAGATCCAAGCCACTCG AAGGTGTGGTGGTGAGTGAGAATTCCAAAAAGCCGAGTTCTACGCTTTGTAGAGAGAATGCGAATGCAAATAAAGAGAATACGGTTGCAAATAAATTAGAAGAGCAAAAACTCAGCCTCCTGCCGCAGcaaatgaagaggaagaagaaaggggGTGGATACAATTTGCGCAAAAGCCTTGCTTGGGATCGAGCCTTCTTTACCGATGAAG GTGTACTAAATTCCGAGGAACTATCCATGATTAGCGGGAATGCAAATTCTAATGGGTTGTTGTCAGTTATTGAGGAAGACACAAATAGCATTACTGATTCAGCAGATCTACATGTTATTGAAGAAAATTTATTCAAGGTTTTGCCGGAAAGTCCTTCAAATAAGAAGGATAGGACTGTTGGTGGCAGTCCATTACCAAAGCATGACTCGTCAGCTAAAGATAAAGTAGCACCAGGTTCCGCGGTTAG AAGTGGCTCAAAACGCAGTGGTTGCCCTCGACCTGTGGCCTCTTCTTC TGTTAAAAGGCCTGCGAATGTGAATACCATGAAATCACCAATTAAAGAACCAAAAGTTTCTAAAATACCGGTTCCAAGACCAGATTCCTGTCTGCTTTCTAGGACTTCCAAGAATGTTACAGTTGGTGCAAATGATTTAAAGCGGAATCAGATTGCTCATCCTG CAGTGAAATTGAACGACACCAAAAGTGGGCCAAATAATGCGAAAGTCACTCCTAATGGAAATTTTTTAACTTCCAAAAGTTCTGTTCGACAGGCCAGAAGGAATGTG GCCAGCTTGGTGAAGGGTTCTCCAACCAAAATATCCTGTCCACCGACTTTTGAAGCAAATAAGGGCTTAGAGGGGATATCAAAACAAGCAGTTCCTTCAAATGGTCATGCAGCATATGGCCTTGTTGACAGATCCAGAAAAACTGCAGTTCCACATAGGATTCCAATGCAAGCCCTTCCTTCTACCGCTCATGCATCACGTGGCCGTAATGACAGATCCAGAAAACCTGCAGTTCCTGAGGTGAACTCAAAACAAGCACTTCCTTCGACCAAGCATGCATCATATTGCTGTGATGACAGATCCAGAAAAACTGTAGTTCCTCTCCCTCTTTCTGGTGTGGAACATCCTCGACCCCCAACATCAAAGCCATCAGGTTTGCGGATGCCATCACCATCGCTGGGTTTCTTTCATCAG CCAAAACCTTCTTCTTTGCCTAGTCCTTTGAAGACAAGCTCTCAATCATGCGTTATTCCTAATTTGAGGCAAGCAGGCCCTGTAGATCCAATTCATGAATTTCAGCTGTCCTCTTCAGTTGGGGAAAAGCAAAATGTGACCATGGATGGCACAATAACGGGATATAATGATGTCACAATAACAGGAAAGAATGATGTCCATTGCTCAAGTTTGGATTGCTCCGTTTTATCTATTGTGAACCCTGCCACAAATAAGATGGTGGAATCATTCTCGCTAGTAACAGATATGCAGAAGGCAGATCTGAAGGTTAGGTCTAGCCCAAGTAATTGTGATATGACAGATAATAAGCAGAAGTTCGATATGATTCCTGTTCATGAAGACCAAATATCTATGGGACAAGCAGAACCATATATTACCGAAAAGGTTGTTCACATGGAAAAATTTAAGAGGAATGAGGATAAACTTCTTTCACAGAGGGGAACCTGTGAACAATTGGATGAAGATGATAATAGCATGAATGTTGCTTTTGTACTTCCTCCAAAAATTAAAGATACTGATAAATCGCAGGTTACATCCCACCTTAGTTCCACGGTGAAATTTCCTGGTGTTTTTGGCAGAGTCATAACCGACCATCAACTTCTTGAAGACAAACCCATTGTTTCTCCCCAGAAGAATTGCTGTGTTTTTTCAAAGTCCAAGTCTGAAGATGCAAGTTCTGTCAATAGTACTTCAGTATCATATGTTGATCAGTCTAGCGGTGATCGTGACAATAAATTGCATGGGGAACAAGGTGATCTGTCTAAACCTTTGACCTGTGAAGGAGATCAAATGGTATGGGAAAATAGTGGTAGTTTCACCAAGGAATGTCAAACTTCTGAAGAGATGCAGACCTACAGTTGTGTGAAGGTTGCAGATGTCAGTCCAAAAGTCCAAAATTCTAGTGCAACTGACTCTGATGCTTTGTGTGACTCTGGATTTGGTGACCGCTCAAATAATGGTGGTacatttgacaaaatgagtGAGAACCCACAGGAGGAAGATGCACAAATGCTGACTCTAAGTGGAAGATTAacagatgaaatggatgacgcTGACCGGAGGACTTCTGCTTCAGATAATTGTCAATTGGTGAAAACTGATTGTGGAAACAAAAAGCCTGAACAGCTAGACCTTTCAAATTCCTGCTATATCGGAGAACAGGTTTTCCAGGAAAATATATTGCGCTTAGATGATTGTGTATTGGATAGATTCAGTACTATCCCTGAAGAATCCCGGCAGAAAATTGCTCTTCAATGTGTTGATTTAAAAGAAACACACGGAACTGGTGCCTGCAGAAATGAATCAGAAGTTTCTAAAACCCTTTCTCTAATGCCACCTGCTATGCCAGATTGCAGGTCCAATGGGGCAGCAATAGTTGAGTCCCAGGACAATTTTGCTTCAGTGTTGGAAGACAAAGCAATGGTTGAGAGTTACAACCTTGACCCTAGGAATGACTCTCAGCTTAATTGTCAAGACTGTTGTTTGAAGTTGGAGAGTGTGGATGAAGTTCAAGCCATAGGTGAAGTGACTGCTATGGATGCCAGTTTCTGGAAAAGTAGAGATTTCACGTCCCAGCTAAACCTGAAAGTGCTATTTCAAGATACTTCGGTAGAGCCGAATAATTTGATGGGTGATAAAATCAATTTCAGTGGAGAGGAAATTAGTGTGATGAATGCAAGTTGCTTAAATGCAGAAGATAGAATACTGAATCAGAGTCCAGAGGTTCATGTGAGTTCACTTGAAGGTAGAGAATCTTTTGAAGAGCCCCTTATGGATAACACTGGGAATTGTGCAGATATCAGCTCACAAGTGAACGATTTAGGTGGAAGTGGGTCGCAAAGTACCCATGGTTTATCTAAGCATAAAATCttggatgaagaaaataaacaagTTGATGAAGGTAGTGACATAATGAAGGAACTAGCTCTTGGAGATCTGCGAGAACATACCTCAGTCTCAAACTATGCATGCTCAGCAGTTGTTAATAATGTATATGAAGAAGTAGCTGGATGTCCTGAGCTTCATCATCCAAATATTGATGTTATACGAGTGTCCCAGGATATTTACCCTGGGTCTTGTTTGAATGGTACTTTGCTTGCAAACAACAGTTCCCGTAAGGATTTTGTGGAAACTGTACACGAGGTTGTTTTTAATGACTATAATGCTTGTGGAAGCGAAACAAAGAGTTCCATAGTAGGACCAGCAATGCATGACTGCACACCTGATTTGGAAGAAAAGGCTGACTTCTTACAGATGGAAGTTGCAGAGGGTTTCAGTCATGACTATAAGCTAAGCAGCCAAGCTGCTTCTCTGGAGGCTGATTCGTTTGCAACAACCACCACTGGTGAAACTTCAGTGTCAACTTTGGCATTAAATGCCTGGGGAGGAGAATTATGCTCATCTGTCATTTCTGATCGAACATCATCAAGTGGAAGTATTCTGCAGGATAATGAAGTTAATGCACTGAAAGGCAATTTAGCAGAGGAATCCGAAATTGATTTCAATAATCATACTTTTAACAGTGAACTGCAGCATGAATTAGAAGATTCCTTGCACCCCGCAGAAGATAAGGAGGCTACAAACGAGCT TAAGAAATCTGGGAGTGATAGGAAGCCAGAGGGCCTTGTAATAAAGCCTCCATCAGATGCTGTTCCATTCTCTGACGAATGGTTAGCTGCACTTGAAGCAGCCGGAGAG GAaattttgacaaagaaaagtgGCGCTGTACAAAATTCACCCCCCAACAAATCTCAACCTCAACTGGGTCCATGGTCTCCG GTGAAGCGAAAAGCTAATCAAGTAATCGGACCATTCGATTGTACAAAACATACCAACAACGTCCCCTCTACTTCTCAATAA